The Mixta hanseatica genome includes a region encoding these proteins:
- the mnmA gene encoding tRNA 2-thiouridine(34) synthase MnmA, with the protein MSDNSQKKVIVGMSGGVDSSVSAWLLQQQGYQVEGLFMKNWEEDDGEEYCTAADDLADAQAVCDKLGMKLHKVNFAAEYWDNVFEHFLEEYKAGRTPNPDILCNKEIKFKAFLEFAAEDLGADYIATGHYVRRQDSNGKSQLLRGLDGNKDQSYFLYTLSHQQIAQSLFPVGELSKPEVRRIAEQLELVTAKKKDSTGICFIGERKFRDFLGRYLPAQPGAIVTVDGQTVGEHQGLMYHTLGQRKGLGIGGMKESNDDPWYVVDKDVANNCLIVAQGADHPRLMSVGLIAQQLHWVDRQALREPLQCVVKTRYRQEDIPCLITPLDDDRIEVRFEQPVAAVTPGQSAVFYLGEVCLGGGIIEQRLPLVPA; encoded by the coding sequence ATGTCTGACAACAGCCAGAAAAAAGTGATCGTCGGAATGTCCGGCGGCGTCGATTCTTCCGTTTCCGCCTGGTTACTGCAGCAGCAGGGCTATCAGGTGGAAGGTTTGTTTATGAAAAACTGGGAAGAGGACGACGGCGAAGAATACTGTACCGCGGCAGATGATCTGGCCGATGCCCAGGCCGTTTGCGACAAACTCGGCATGAAGCTACATAAGGTGAACTTTGCTGCCGAATACTGGGATAACGTCTTCGAACATTTCCTGGAAGAGTACAAGGCTGGCCGTACGCCAAATCCCGATATTCTGTGCAATAAAGAGATCAAATTTAAAGCGTTCCTTGAGTTCGCGGCGGAAGATCTCGGCGCCGACTATATTGCTACCGGTCACTATGTACGCCGTCAGGACAGCAACGGAAAAAGCCAACTGCTGCGCGGCCTCGATGGCAATAAAGATCAAAGCTACTTCCTCTATACGCTCAGCCATCAGCAAATCGCGCAGAGCCTGTTTCCGGTTGGCGAACTGTCGAAGCCGGAAGTGCGCCGCATTGCTGAACAGTTGGAGCTGGTGACCGCGAAAAAGAAAGATTCTACCGGCATCTGCTTTATCGGCGAGCGCAAATTCCGCGACTTCCTTGGCCGTTATCTGCCTGCACAACCGGGCGCTATCGTCACCGTTGACGGTCAAACGGTGGGCGAACATCAGGGTCTGATGTACCATACGCTGGGACAGCGTAAAGGGCTGGGCATCGGCGGCATGAAAGAGAGCAATGACGATCCCTGGTATGTGGTGGACAAAGATGTCGCCAATAATTGCCTGATTGTGGCGCAGGGCGCCGACCATCCGCGTCTGATGTCGGTTGGATTGATTGCGCAACAGCTGCACTGGGTCGATCGTCAGGCGCTGCGTGAACCGCTGCAGTGCGTGGTGAAAACCCGCTACCGTCAGGAAGATATCCCCTGCTTAATCACCCCGCTGGATGATGATCGCATCGAGGTGCGCTTTGAGCAGCCGGTCGCCGCCGTGACGCCTGGCCAGTCCGCCGTGTTCTATCTGGGTGAAGTCTGCCTTGGCGGCGGTATTATCGAGCAGCGTTTACCGCTGGTGCCGGCATAA
- the phoP gene encoding two-component system response regulator PhoP, whose protein sequence is MRVLVVEDNALLRHHLSVQLREMGHQVDAAEDAKEADYFLAEHSPDITLVDLGLPDEDGMTLIRRWRAQDVKQPILVLTAREGWQAKVEALEAGADDYVTKPFHIEEVVARMQALMRRNSGLASQIINLAPFHIDLSRRELTVNEQSIKLTAFEYTIIETLIRNVGKVVSKDSLMLQLYPDAELRESHTIDVLMGRLRKKIQAAYPQEVITTVRGQGYRFDI, encoded by the coding sequence ATGCGCGTTTTGGTTGTCGAGGACAACGCTTTGCTGCGTCATCACCTGTCGGTACAACTGCGTGAAATGGGACATCAGGTCGATGCGGCCGAAGATGCGAAAGAAGCGGATTATTTTCTGGCCGAGCACTCTCCCGATATTACGCTGGTGGATTTAGGCCTGCCCGATGAAGACGGCATGACGCTGATCCGTCGCTGGCGTGCGCAGGATGTAAAGCAACCGATTCTGGTGCTGACCGCGCGCGAAGGCTGGCAGGCCAAAGTGGAAGCGCTGGAAGCCGGTGCGGATGATTATGTCACCAAGCCTTTTCATATTGAGGAAGTGGTGGCGCGCATGCAGGCGCTGATGCGACGCAACAGCGGGCTGGCCTCGCAAATTATTAACCTTGCCCCTTTTCATATCGATCTCTCACGCCGTGAGCTGACGGTGAATGAGCAGTCAATCAAGCTGACCGCTTTTGAATACACCATTATCGAAACGCTGATCCGTAACGTGGGCAAAGTGGTCAGTAAAGACTCGCTGATGCTGCAACTTTATCCTGATGCCGAGCTACGTGAAAGCCATACCATTGATGTGCTGATGGGGCGGCTGCGTAAAAAAATTCAGGCGGCTTATCCGCAGGAAGTGATCACAACAGTGCGCGGGCAAGGCTACCGCTTCGATATTTAA
- the hflD gene encoding high frequency lysogenization protein HflD, whose translation MAKNYYDITLALAGICQSAHLAQQLAHQGQCDAQALKTSLSSLLDLNPSSTLAVYGNDEAQQRFGLETLLAVLSNPSRQGLSAELTRYTLSMMVLERKLNANKSALNTLAQRIAQLDRQLSHYDIESETIIAAMAGIYVDVISPLGPRIQVTGSPAVLQNSQVQNKVRAALLAGIRSAVLWQQVGGGRLQLMFYRNRLIREAKRILAGMPSA comes from the coding sequence GTGGCTAAAAATTATTATGACATCACGCTGGCGCTGGCAGGGATCTGCCAGTCCGCGCACCTGGCACAGCAACTGGCCCATCAGGGCCAGTGCGATGCGCAGGCGTTAAAAACCTCTCTGAGCAGCCTGCTCGATCTCAATCCCTCTTCCACGCTGGCAGTGTACGGTAACGATGAAGCCCAGCAGCGTTTTGGACTGGAAACGCTGCTGGCGGTGCTGAGCAATCCCAGCCGTCAGGGGCTGAGCGCGGAGTTGACGCGCTATACCCTGAGCATGATGGTGCTGGAACGTAAGCTAAACGCCAATAAATCTGCGCTTAACACCCTGGCCCAGCGCATTGCTCAGCTTGATCGTCAGTTAAGCCACTATGACATTGAATCCGAGACGATTATCGCCGCCATGGCCGGGATTTACGTGGATGTTATTAGCCCGCTGGGTCCGCGCATTCAGGTGACCGGGTCACCGGCGGTACTGCAAAATTCTCAGGTGCAGAATAAAGTTCGCGCCGCTCTGCTGGCCGGTATTCGTTCTGCCGTGCTCTGGCAGCAGGTTGGCGGTGGCCGCCTGCAGTTAATGTTTTACCGAAATCGCCTGATCCGTGAGGCGAAACGTATTTTAGCCGGTATGCCCTCGGCCTAA
- the purB gene encoding adenylosuccinate lyase: protein MELSSLTAVSPVDGRYGEKVSPLRNIFSEYGLLKFRVEVEVRWLQKLAATAEIQEVPAFDADANAYLDAIVADFNENDAARIKIIERTTNHDVKAVEYFLKEKVADVPALHAVSEFIHFACTSEDINNLSHALMLETARRDVILPYWKQLIEAVKDLAHQYRDIPLLSRTHGQPATPSTLGKEMANVAYRMARQLRQLEQVEILGKINGAVGNYNAHLAAYPDVDWHQLSESFVTSLGINWNPYTTQIEPHDYIAELFDCIARFNTILIDFDRDIWGYIALNHFKQKTIAGEIGSSTMPHKVNPIDFENSEGNLGLANAVMQHLATKLPVSRWQRDLTDSTVLRNLGVGVGYALIAYQATLKGIAKLEVNRDRLLAELDQNWEVLAEPIQTVMRRYGIEQPYEKLKELTRGKRVDAAGMQAFIDSLALPEEEKTRLKQMTPANYLGRAVQMVDDLK from the coding sequence ATGGAATTATCCTCTCTGACCGCCGTCTCACCTGTCGATGGTCGTTACGGCGAAAAAGTCAGCCCACTGCGTAACATTTTCAGCGAGTACGGCCTGCTGAAATTCCGCGTTGAGGTTGAAGTTCGCTGGTTACAAAAATTGGCCGCGACTGCAGAGATTCAGGAAGTTCCTGCTTTTGACGCTGACGCAAACGCTTACCTTGATGCGATTGTGGCCGATTTTAATGAAAACGACGCGGCGCGCATCAAAATCATTGAACGCACCACCAACCATGACGTAAAAGCGGTTGAGTATTTCCTGAAAGAGAAAGTGGCCGACGTGCCGGCGCTACATGCCGTCTCCGAGTTTATCCACTTTGCCTGCACCTCCGAAGATATCAATAACCTTTCCCATGCGCTGATGCTGGAAACCGCCCGTCGCGACGTGATCCTGCCTTACTGGAAACAGCTCATCGAGGCGGTAAAAGATCTGGCGCATCAGTATCGCGATATTCCGCTGCTGTCGCGTACCCACGGCCAACCGGCAACGCCGTCCACGCTGGGTAAAGAGATGGCCAACGTCGCTTATCGTATGGCGCGTCAGCTGCGTCAGCTGGAACAGGTAGAAATTCTGGGCAAAATCAACGGCGCGGTGGGTAATTATAACGCGCACCTGGCGGCCTATCCGGACGTTGACTGGCACCAGCTGAGCGAATCTTTCGTCACCTCGCTGGGCATTAACTGGAACCCCTACACCACGCAGATCGAGCCGCACGACTACATCGCCGAACTGTTTGACTGTATCGCCCGCTTTAACACCATCCTGATCGATTTCGATCGCGATATCTGGGGCTATATTGCCCTCAATCACTTCAAGCAAAAAACCATCGCTGGCGAGATTGGCTCCTCTACCATGCCGCACAAGGTAAACCCGATCGACTTTGAAAACTCGGAAGGCAACCTTGGCCTGGCGAATGCGGTGATGCAGCATCTGGCAACCAAGCTGCCGGTTTCGCGTTGGCAGCGCGATCTGACCGACTCTACCGTGCTGCGTAACCTCGGCGTTGGCGTGGGCTATGCGCTTATCGCCTATCAGGCGACGCTGAAAGGCATTGCTAAACTGGAAGTTAACCGCGATCGTCTGCTGGCAGAGCTGGACCAGAACTGGGAAGTGCTGGCAGAGCCGATCCAGACCGTTATGCGTCGTTACGGCATTGAGCAACCGTATGAGAAGCTGAAAGAGCTGACGCGCGGTAAACGCGTGGACGCGGCTGGCATGCAGGCATTTATTGATAGCCTGGCGCTGCCGGAAGAAGAGAAAACCCGTCTGAAGCAGATGACGCCGGCTAACTACCTGGGCCGCGCCGTACAGATGGTTGACGATCTGAAGTAA